One genomic region from Litoribacterium kuwaitense encodes:
- a CDS encoding phytanoyl-CoA dioxygenase family protein, translated as MDKHRIREWMKAFDDQGYLILRNVLTEDEVAKLNTAIDEIIAEEPQSLSYNIYNSVERHPDILRLIDEPTILPLIVNLLGYNIQLHISHLTIREPNPNEIKTETNSFINWHQDGPNLPFPKINGLTSTYYIKTCYILSDMSQPDRGNTKVIPGSHKRPDNPNQLDVRYKNEDEVQVCGKPGDVFIFPQNLWHAGSPNKSEFTRRQLFLGYSPLWMRPIDYHQASERLLKDANPNQKQLLGDISTNKFHYYVPQESMVPLKAFYYKDAVKSVYDH; from the coding sequence ATGGATAAACATAGAATTAGGGAATGGATGAAGGCGTTTGATGATCAAGGATATTTAATTTTACGGAATGTGCTAACTGAAGATGAAGTAGCCAAACTGAACACTGCCATTGATGAAATCATTGCCGAAGAGCCTCAATCATTAAGCTACAACATATACAACAGTGTGGAAAGACACCCTGACATTCTTCGATTAATCGATGAACCGACGATTCTTCCTTTAATCGTCAATTTACTCGGTTATAACATCCAGCTTCATATTTCACATTTAACCATTCGTGAGCCAAACCCAAACGAGATCAAGACAGAGACAAATAGCTTTATCAACTGGCACCAAGACGGACCAAATCTTCCGTTCCCAAAAATAAACGGACTGACCTCAACGTATTACATTAAAACGTGTTATATATTGAGCGATATGTCACAACCAGATCGGGGAAATACGAAAGTGATTCCTGGAAGTCACAAGCGTCCAGACAATCCCAATCAACTAGACGTTCGTTACAAAAATGAAGATGAAGTACAGGTTTGTGGAAAACCAGGGGATGTCTTTATCTTTCCGCAGAACTTGTGGCATGCTGGTTCACCAAATAAATCAGAATTTACTAGGCGACAGCTTTTCTTAGGATATAGCCCGTTATGGATGCGGCCGATTGATTACCACCAAGCGAGCGAAAGGCTACTTAAAGACGCGAACCCTAATCAAAAACAACTATTAGGCGACATTAGTACAAATAAATTTCATTATTACGTACCGCAGGAATCAATGGTTCCTTTGAAAGCTTTTTATTATAAAGATGCAGTTAAAAGTGTGTATGATCACTAA
- a CDS encoding ABC transporter permease, with product MRTRYLLIALVVLSVVSLFVGVSSISPTELFSMSDQQAEIFWSIRVPRLLSILLAGAGVSICGLIMQQLSRNKFVSPTTAGTMDFARLGILVSLLLFTTASPLVKMGIAFLFALGGTLLFMKLLDRIQYKDAIFIPLIGLMFGNIVSAISTFFAYKYDLIQNLSAMLQGNFSLIMSGRYELLFISIPCLLAAWWFADRFTLAGMGEDFATNLGLKYRQVLFLGLTLVALVISTVILTIGTIPFLGLIIPNIVSIYSGDHLRKSLWQTAILGAAFVLLSDIVSRVIIFPYEISISLTVGVIGSVIFIILLLRRRAYGLAS from the coding sequence ATGCGTACGAGGTATTTGCTGATCGCTTTAGTGGTGTTGTCTGTTGTGTCGCTTTTTGTCGGGGTGAGTTCAATATCGCCGACTGAGCTGTTTTCGATGTCGGACCAGCAGGCGGAAATTTTTTGGTCGATTCGGGTGCCGCGTTTGCTCAGTATTTTACTGGCGGGGGCGGGCGTGAGTATTTGCGGTTTGATTATGCAGCAGCTGAGCCGTAATAAGTTTGTGTCGCCGACGACGGCAGGGACGATGGATTTTGCGAGGTTAGGTATACTCGTTTCATTGCTTTTGTTTACGACGGCAAGCCCTCTCGTGAAGATGGGGATTGCATTTTTGTTTGCGCTCGGTGGGACGTTGCTTTTTATGAAGCTGCTAGACCGCATTCAATATAAAGACGCGATTTTTATTCCGCTGATTGGTTTAATGTTTGGGAACATTGTGTCCGCGATCAGCACGTTTTTTGCGTATAAATACGATTTAATTCAAAATTTATCTGCGATGCTGCAAGGGAATTTTTCTCTCATTATGTCTGGCCGCTACGAGTTGCTGTTTATTAGCATTCCTTGTCTGCTGGCGGCGTGGTGGTTTGCGGATCGGTTTACATTGGCTGGTATGGGAGAGGATTTTGCGACGAACCTCGGACTGAAGTATAGGCAGGTGCTTTTTCTCGGTTTGACCCTCGTTGCCCTCGTCATCTCGACAGTCATTTTGACGATCGGGACAATTCCGTTTCTTGGTTTGATCATTCCGAACATTGTTTCCATTTATTCCGGAGATCACTTGCGCAAGAGCTTGTGGCAGACGGCGATTCTTGGAGCGGCGTTCGTGCTGCTTTCTGATATTGTCAGCCGTGTCATCATTTTTCCTTATGAAATATCGATTAGTTTAACGGTTGGTGTCATCGGCAGTGTGATTTTTATTATTTTGTTGTTAAGGAGACGTGCATATGGACTCGCGTCTTAA
- a CDS encoding response regulator transcription factor gives MNSDILSVLVVDDELPIREDLINFDWERCGAVLVGDVSDGMKALSFCEGYKPDIVITDITMPVLDGLKLTKALKEKYPETQVILLTCHSDFDYAQKAIKLGALDYLVKVTLEDEALEQVILKAREKIEKEKKYQDYSYEEQKWRESQRLLQWINSQEDNDFQQLNLELRFPLRMVRLHLHTNQNNRIFVNREVQRVLSVLERSAQHCFIWIPIEVSEYVLFFFQRDAIALENVYANIHSFIDRINHGIERNLPFLFDDVDSFVAVSDVLNFSESIKKAFDQLALWQSKRFYFYESRICAGNPPEFTTLTKQRLQLIERKFSQNKHQLEKLISFFENDFACWANEHLIYPYQLKDLVLQWVVKDENIYEVKESIGLAERIFQASTLSELLSELIFVIQTIQPNKVSYRYEIKQAIALINEQISQPITLASIAEEVGLSPHYISRLFREEVGISFHAFLTQVRMEAAIQLLQTTNLKVYEIAERVGIPSYRYFSAVFRKWTGMTPTDYKKG, from the coding sequence TTGAACTCAGATATTTTAAGCGTGCTCGTTGTAGACGATGAACTCCCAATTCGCGAGGATTTAATCAATTTTGACTGGGAACGTTGTGGCGCTGTTTTAGTAGGTGATGTGAGCGATGGAATGAAAGCGCTATCTTTTTGCGAGGGTTATAAACCAGATATTGTCATTACAGATATTACAATGCCTGTCTTGGACGGTTTAAAGCTCACAAAAGCACTCAAAGAAAAATATCCGGAAACGCAAGTGATCCTTCTCACTTGTCATAGCGATTTTGATTATGCGCAAAAAGCAATCAAGCTTGGAGCACTGGACTATTTGGTGAAGGTGACGTTAGAGGATGAGGCGCTCGAGCAAGTAATTTTAAAAGCAAGGGAGAAAATTGAAAAGGAGAAAAAGTATCAGGATTATTCATATGAGGAGCAAAAGTGGCGTGAATCGCAAAGGCTCTTACAGTGGATCAACAGTCAGGAAGACAACGATTTTCAGCAGCTGAACCTTGAGTTGCGATTTCCGTTGCGAATGGTGAGGCTACATTTGCATACGAATCAAAACAATCGAATTTTCGTTAATCGAGAGGTTCAACGAGTGCTTTCGGTGTTGGAGCGATCTGCGCAGCATTGTTTTATATGGATTCCTATCGAAGTTAGTGAATATGTATTGTTCTTCTTCCAAAGGGATGCGATAGCCTTGGAGAATGTATATGCTAACATTCATAGCTTCATTGATCGGATCAACCATGGGATTGAAAGAAATCTACCCTTTCTTTTCGATGACGTTGATTCTTTTGTTGCAGTCAGTGACGTACTTAATTTTAGCGAAAGTATTAAAAAGGCGTTTGATCAGTTAGCATTGTGGCAGTCAAAACGTTTTTATTTCTATGAATCGAGAATTTGTGCAGGAAACCCACCGGAGTTCACTACACTGACGAAGCAACGTTTACAATTAATAGAAAGAAAGTTCAGTCAAAATAAACACCAGTTGGAAAAGTTAATATCATTTTTTGAAAATGACTTTGCGTGTTGGGCAAACGAGCACTTGATTTATCCATATCAATTAAAGGACCTCGTTCTGCAGTGGGTTGTGAAGGATGAGAACATCTATGAAGTAAAAGAAAGTATCGGCTTGGCAGAGAGGATTTTTCAAGCCTCTACTTTGTCGGAGCTACTTTCAGAATTAATCTTTGTCATTCAGACAATTCAACCGAATAAAGTGAGTTACCGCTATGAAATAAAGCAAGCGATCGCTTTAATTAATGAACAAATATCACAACCGATCACACTTGCCAGTATTGCGGAGGAAGTGGGGTTAAGCCCACATTACATTAGTCGGCTTTTTCGTGAAGAGGTCGGCATTTCCTTTCACGCATTTTTAACACAAGTCCGTATGGAGGCAGCCATTCAACTATTGCAAACGACGAATTTAAAAGTCTATGAAATTGCAGAAAGAGTAGGCATTCCAAGCTATCGATATTTTTCAGCTGTTTTTCGCAAATGGACTGGAATGACGCCTACCGATTATAAAAAAGGGTGA
- a CDS encoding ABC transporter permease — protein sequence MFKQIWKFRTFYLMLLPGLLWFAIYKYLPMYGVIIAFKEYDFVGGIFGSEWANPWYKYFQQFFESPYFYQLLTNTFLISFYKLFFGMVPSIILAILLNECRVSWYKRWVQTLSYMPHFLSWVIIYGISLAFLSQSTGLINRWIVEAGGDAIPFLTSTDWFRSILVGSEAWQNLGWGAIIYLAAMAGIDPSLYEAAKVDGASRMRMIWHITLPGIRNVIILLFILRLGHMLDAGFEQIYIMYNIQVYPVADIIDTWVFRTGLEQMNFSLASAVGLFKSVIGLVLVLGANQVAKKWGEGIW from the coding sequence ATGTTTAAGCAAATATGGAAATTTCGAACGTTTTATCTGATGCTGCTGCCGGGTTTGCTTTGGTTTGCCATCTACAAATATCTGCCGATGTACGGTGTGATCATCGCATTTAAAGAGTATGACTTCGTAGGGGGGATCTTTGGCAGTGAATGGGCGAATCCTTGGTATAAATACTTCCAGCAATTCTTTGAATCACCGTATTTTTATCAATTATTAACAAACACGTTCTTGATTAGCTTCTATAAACTGTTCTTTGGTATGGTTCCCTCAATTATATTAGCCATCTTACTGAATGAGTGCCGAGTGTCATGGTATAAGCGCTGGGTTCAGACGTTAAGCTATATGCCCCATTTTCTTTCATGGGTCATCATTTATGGAATCAGCCTTGCGTTCTTGTCGCAAAGTACAGGGTTGATTAACCGCTGGATTGTAGAGGCTGGGGGAGATGCGATTCCTTTTTTGACTTCGACGGACTGGTTTCGTTCTATCCTTGTCGGTTCTGAGGCTTGGCAAAATTTAGGCTGGGGGGCGATTATTTATTTAGCGGCGATGGCGGGGATTGATCCGAGTTTATACGAAGCAGCGAAGGTTGATGGAGCGAGCAGGATGAGAATGATTTGGCACATTACTTTGCCAGGAATACGAAATGTCATTATTTTGCTCTTTATTTTACGGCTTGGACATATGCTGGACGCGGGGTTTGAACAAATTTATATTATGTACAATATTCAAGTTTATCCTGTTGCAGATATTATTGATACTTGGGTATTCCGTACGGGTCTTGAGCAGATGAACTTCAGCTTGGCTTCAGCTGTCGGATTATTTAAATCAGTCATTGGGCTGGTGCTAGTATTAGGAGCCAATCAAGTAGCGAAAAAGTGGGGTGAGGGCATTTGGTAA
- a CDS encoding cache domain-containing sensor histidine kinase: MLRKAMRWYSKQRLGTKHFIFLFIVTSVLFITIAWNHLQGSKRLFEKQVIQNSQEVISQTNEHLNTHLDNLKQMLLFLSTQHALFDRGNESLATSFLNEYGDINSNYVKTVYLLDKNGKVFSNRQVHYEIVGNVYIGSLLNKLPSSMNGVIWSDPYYTPLSGQTVAFVSAVRGSSNELKGYAVLEINLDQLTNKISPLFKSNNQTFLVTTSTKKLVTSEPFSHLLPIDQTVFPAQIVSSFMRKVTQSAIGVNKIKHDEKELVAVKSNVNKFGWHVISIIDEKYFYQNIFALYRNFVKASVLWIFTLMITSLMISRHFTAPIRQLVHVMDQVNDLNSMPKVHVVREDELGQLARSYNAMMVRIRELFNTVNELEVKKKDSELKMLQSQISPHFLYNTLACINSLAKQQRTHEVRTTIHALISLLSYSFNKTSEKVQLHDELEGLKKYLQIQQVRYGHQFELKIAIDDDILEHKVLKLLLQPLVENAIFHGIVPKGEGTIWIYNDKKDDQLRLYIRDNGVGFNKNLQKGLLTKVLNDSSKHGFNSIGLTNVEERIKIHYGEKYGLRMRSKEKVGTIIRIDLPLKQE; the protein is encoded by the coding sequence ATGTTACGTAAAGCAATGCGATGGTATAGCAAACAAAGGCTTGGAACAAAGCACTTCATTTTTCTCTTCATCGTCACATCAGTTTTATTTATCACAATTGCTTGGAACCATCTGCAAGGTTCGAAGCGGCTGTTTGAAAAACAAGTCATTCAAAATTCTCAAGAGGTGATTTCGCAAACAAATGAGCATTTAAATACGCATTTAGACAACTTGAAGCAGATGCTTCTTTTTTTGTCCACTCAACATGCTTTGTTTGATCGAGGGAATGAAAGTTTAGCGACAAGCTTTTTAAATGAATATGGAGACATTAATAGCAATTATGTAAAAACCGTTTATCTACTTGATAAAAATGGAAAAGTGTTTTCAAATCGCCAAGTTCATTATGAAATTGTAGGAAACGTGTATATTGGAAGCTTGTTAAACAAACTCCCCAGTTCAATGAACGGTGTCATTTGGAGCGATCCTTATTACACACCTTTGTCGGGACAGACTGTGGCGTTTGTTAGTGCTGTACGTGGGAGCAGCAATGAATTAAAAGGTTATGCTGTGTTGGAAATTAATTTGGATCAGCTTACGAATAAGATATCTCCGTTGTTTAAGTCAAATAATCAAACTTTTTTAGTCACGACTTCAACAAAAAAACTTGTTACATCAGAGCCTTTCTCTCATTTACTGCCAATCGATCAAACCGTATTTCCTGCGCAAATTGTTTCTTCCTTTATGAGGAAAGTAACTCAATCCGCGATAGGTGTGAACAAAATTAAACATGATGAAAAAGAGCTGGTGGCTGTAAAGTCAAACGTAAATAAGTTTGGCTGGCATGTCATTTCAATCATCGATGAAAAATACTTTTATCAAAATATATTTGCTTTATATCGAAATTTTGTTAAAGCATCAGTGTTATGGATCTTCACGTTAATGATTACCTCATTGATGATCAGTCGACATTTCACTGCACCTATTCGACAGCTGGTGCACGTCATGGATCAAGTAAACGATTTGAATTCTATGCCAAAGGTACATGTAGTTCGCGAAGATGAGCTTGGTCAGTTGGCGCGGAGCTATAATGCAATGATGGTTCGTATTCGTGAACTGTTTAACACAGTAAATGAACTGGAGGTTAAGAAAAAAGATTCTGAATTAAAGATGCTCCAAAGTCAAATAAGTCCACATTTTCTTTATAATACGCTCGCATGCATCAATAGCCTGGCGAAACAACAACGAACACACGAAGTCCGCACAACCATCCATGCTCTCATTAGTTTGCTTTCGTATAGTTTTAATAAAACGTCAGAAAAGGTTCAATTACATGATGAACTGGAAGGGCTAAAGAAATACTTGCAAATTCAGCAAGTCAGGTATGGACATCAGTTTGAACTGAAGATCGCAATTGATGACGATATTCTTGAACATAAAGTATTGAAGTTATTATTGCAGCCGCTGGTGGAAAATGCGATCTTTCACGGAATTGTTCCTAAAGGGGAGGGGACCATTTGGATTTACAATGATAAAAAAGATGACCAACTTAGACTGTATATTCGTGATAACGGCGTTGGGTTTAATAAGAACTTACAAAAAGGCTTACTGACAAAAGTTTTAAATGACAGCTCCAAGCATGGATTTAACAGTATTGGCTTAACCAATGTTGAAGAAAGGATAAAAATTCATTATGGAGAGAAATATGGGCTCCGCATGCGAAGTAAAGAAAAGGTTGGAACGATCATACGTATTGATCTTCCGCTGAAGCAAGAGTAG
- a CDS encoding SAVED domain-containing protein encodes MHDVFVSYAHENKDPVIRLQHAILASGLTVWRDDDALNPGHLESEIRANIQRSSAYLLYVSEDMLASDCIWNVEIPEAYRQYTKDNQYVISFIFPEDDDKIKARFGERFQALTNLSYHEFYYFDDHQTLETICKKLVSALKKRKSSSDEWRVGLITRQAFYVANDNHDFLINASPFFANAENNYDLLRVGMQVVRKHVNSNVRLCPVAHLSACVMLGQVFSKTTGKKITIEGNKTIWSITENDHQVNERTIDFADFAGNADCEDIVVAVDFTGNHCVKLVKEVETYVQKNALPHAKRYTWEKEAGEISSEEAAVALVKGFDRALRRISNLQETATIHLFMAAPAPFAVMFGQLLNIVPGKEIKLYEYSNGTYQPTIVLDSNKDGEMIIEEPMST; translated from the coding sequence ATGCACGACGTATTTGTAAGCTATGCACATGAAAATAAAGATCCTGTGATCCGTCTACAGCATGCGATTTTGGCGAGTGGGTTGACCGTTTGGCGCGATGATGACGCATTAAATCCAGGCCATTTAGAAAGTGAGATTAGAGCAAACATTCAAAGGTCATCCGCTTATTTGTTATACGTTAGTGAAGATATGTTAGCGTCTGACTGTATTTGGAACGTTGAGATTCCCGAAGCCTATCGCCAATACACGAAAGACAATCAATATGTTATTTCGTTTATCTTTCCAGAGGATGATGATAAGATAAAGGCACGTTTTGGAGAGCGTTTTCAAGCGTTGACCAACCTCAGTTACCATGAATTTTATTATTTTGATGATCATCAGACGCTAGAAACCATTTGCAAGAAGCTCGTATCCGCACTCAAGAAAAGAAAGAGCTCTTCAGATGAGTGGCGTGTTGGATTGATCACAAGACAAGCATTCTATGTTGCGAATGACAATCACGACTTTTTGATTAATGCTTCACCATTTTTCGCAAATGCAGAAAACAACTACGATCTGTTAAGAGTAGGTATGCAGGTTGTTAGAAAGCATGTGAACAGTAACGTTCGCCTTTGTCCGGTCGCTCACCTGTCTGCTTGCGTGATGCTTGGACAAGTGTTTAGTAAAACAACGGGGAAAAAAATAACGATTGAAGGTAATAAAACGATATGGTCTATCACGGAAAATGATCATCAAGTCAATGAAAGAACGATTGATTTTGCTGACTTTGCGGGAAATGCAGATTGTGAAGATATTGTTGTAGCCGTTGATTTTACAGGCAACCATTGTGTGAAGTTGGTGAAAGAAGTAGAAACGTATGTCCAAAAAAATGCTTTACCACATGCAAAAAGGTATACTTGGGAGAAAGAAGCAGGGGAGATTTCTTCTGAAGAAGCAGCTGTAGCTCTTGTGAAAGGATTCGACCGAGCATTAAGGCGAATCAGTAACTTACAAGAAACAGCAACCATTCACCTTTTTATGGCGGCACCAGCGCCATTTGCTGTTATGTTTGGCCAATTGTTGAATATCGTACCAGGTAAAGAGATTAAGCTATACGAGTATTCAAATGGAACCTATCAACCGACCATCGTTTTAGATTCCAATAAGGATGGGGAAATGATTATAGAGGAACCAATGTCAACATAA
- a CDS encoding extracellular solute-binding protein has product MKYSTRGFIFVMALLLTVILSSCNSESQEAGSSAPMNLEIIRSGNNLPMAEDDVIKQALDKALGVDISFSVVSSEYENQLNVRMAAGDYPDLFGVTRTSLVEFANKGLLLDLTDYMDQLQPVEQFIGEENVKKAMVDGKIYGITVPPNIPYHSYWIRKDWLDNLGLQAPTTLDEFIEVADAFTNQDPDGNGKNDTFAITGAVMNAFQPIFGAFGVGMPGSFYIKDDKLINAYHDPAMKDALSYINTLIDAGFVDPELVTNTGLQYQEKAFQGKFGIVYIDWPNMSKEEFVKQYKTVNPDAEWIQMAGPEGPGGQFDGTLDIGTTSGLFAIPKALEEEPEKLNEIFELLNYVAGEEGSNLVQYGIEGEHFNIEDGQVVPTELLNEEGSYFWLYQFAGRPEKEYLKTKFAAQTEYIEFADKRPRIEALDGFVDIPQGYNPADAERFAEEEIIKFVYGKRPLDEYEDFIETLETTMNYRLYIEAAHEQLAELGFIDERGNHDRRAMDG; this is encoded by the coding sequence ATGAAGTACTCAACGAGAGGTTTCATTTTTGTCATGGCATTACTTCTCACTGTCATTTTGAGTAGCTGTAATTCCGAGAGTCAAGAAGCTGGGTCGTCCGCACCAATGAACCTTGAGATTATCAGATCAGGAAATAATTTGCCGATGGCAGAAGATGATGTCATTAAACAAGCACTTGATAAGGCTCTAGGTGTCGATATTAGTTTTTCTGTCGTCTCGAGTGAATACGAAAACCAATTAAATGTCCGTATGGCTGCTGGCGATTATCCAGACTTATTCGGAGTGACCCGGACGTCTCTTGTCGAATTTGCTAATAAAGGGTTACTTCTCGACTTAACAGACTATATGGATCAATTGCAGCCAGTTGAACAGTTTATTGGCGAAGAAAATGTCAAAAAAGCAATGGTCGATGGAAAAATTTACGGGATTACAGTTCCTCCGAACATTCCGTATCACAGCTATTGGATTAGAAAAGATTGGTTAGATAACTTAGGTTTACAAGCGCCAACAACGTTGGATGAGTTTATTGAAGTGGCGGATGCTTTTACAAATCAAGACCCTGATGGAAATGGTAAGAATGATACGTTTGCGATTACTGGCGCTGTAATGAACGCTTTCCAACCTATTTTTGGGGCTTTTGGTGTTGGTATGCCTGGTAGTTTTTATATTAAGGATGATAAGTTAATCAATGCCTACCACGATCCGGCAATGAAAGATGCGCTTAGTTATATTAATACTTTAATTGATGCTGGCTTTGTTGATCCGGAGCTTGTAACAAATACGGGGCTTCAGTATCAAGAAAAAGCGTTTCAAGGTAAATTTGGCATCGTGTATATCGATTGGCCGAATATGTCTAAGGAGGAATTTGTAAAACAATATAAGACGGTAAATCCAGATGCAGAATGGATTCAAATGGCAGGTCCTGAGGGGCCAGGGGGCCAATTCGATGGCACATTGGACATTGGTACGACGAGTGGTTTATTCGCGATACCAAAAGCTTTGGAAGAAGAACCAGAAAAGTTAAATGAAATTTTTGAATTATTAAATTATGTAGCGGGTGAAGAAGGATCTAACCTCGTGCAATATGGGATTGAAGGTGAACATTTTAATATCGAAGATGGGCAGGTTGTACCAACAGAATTATTAAACGAAGAAGGAAGCTATTTTTGGCTTTATCAATTTGCAGGCCGCCCTGAAAAAGAGTATTTAAAAACAAAGTTTGCAGCGCAAACAGAGTATATCGAATTTGCCGATAAAAGACCGCGCATTGAGGCATTAGATGGATTTGTCGATATTCCGCAAGGGTACAATCCAGCCGATGCGGAGCGTTTCGCAGAAGAGGAAATCATCAAATTTGTGTACGGAAAGCGTCCACTGGATGAATATGAGGATTTCATTGAGACGTTGGAAACAACAATGAACTACCGGCTATACATTGAGGCGGCGCATGAGCAATTAGCGGAGCTAGGATTTATTGATGAAAGGGGAAACCACGATAGGAGGGCTATGGATGGATAA
- a CDS encoding iron chelate uptake ABC transporter family permease subunit, which produces MDSRLKLLLLFVVMAGAALLFLFYDAGSDWGYVLPRRGEKIWAMLLVGAGIALSTVLFQTITNNRILTPSIIGFDSLYMFLQTAFVFVLGQRVLSEVSEELNFLLSVLLMVGFALLLFLFLLRYNDSNVYLLLLLGMIVGTLFTSMTTFMEVLIDPNDFTIVQSRMFASFNSVDSGLLVLSTVLMGLIILYYSVSLAKYMDVISLGKAHAVNLGVNYNGVVRQVLIVVALLVSIATALVGPITFLGLLVANVTYQLMKTYKHRYVVPASMLLSMGTLLGGQFIVEQLFSFATPLAVIINLVGGIYFFYLLLKENRAWSK; this is translated from the coding sequence ATGGACTCGCGTCTTAAGCTGTTATTGTTGTTTGTTGTCATGGCGGGCGCGGCTCTTCTGTTTTTGTTTTATGATGCTGGGTCAGATTGGGGTTACGTGCTGCCACGTCGTGGTGAGAAGATTTGGGCGATGCTGCTCGTTGGGGCGGGGATCGCTTTATCGACAGTATTGTTTCAGACCATTACGAATAACCGAATTTTAACGCCAAGCATTATCGGTTTTGATTCGCTTTATATGTTTTTACAGACGGCGTTTGTCTTTGTTCTTGGTCAGCGCGTGCTATCAGAAGTGAGCGAAGAGCTTAATTTTCTGTTGTCCGTCCTGTTGATGGTCGGCTTTGCGCTCTTATTGTTTCTCTTTTTACTAAGATACAACGATAGTAACGTCTATCTGCTTTTATTGCTTGGAATGATCGTCGGGACTTTGTTTACAAGTATGACGACGTTTATGGAAGTGCTCATTGACCCAAATGATTTTACAATTGTGCAGTCGCGTATGTTTGCGAGTTTTAATTCGGTTGATTCAGGGTTGCTCGTGTTAAGCACTGTGTTGATGGGGCTGATTATCCTTTACTATAGCGTGTCACTTGCTAAATATATGGACGTGATTTCGCTCGGCAAAGCGCACGCGGTCAACCTTGGTGTCAATTACAACGGAGTGGTGCGGCAAGTACTGATTGTTGTAGCATTGCTCGTATCTATAGCGACGGCACTCGTCGGGCCAATTACTTTTCTTGGGCTTCTCGTAGCTAACGTTACATATCAATTAATGAAGACGTATAAGCACAGGTATGTTGTACCAGCGTCAATGCTGTTGAGTATGGGGACGTTGTTGGGTGGTCAGTTTATCGTCGAGCAGCTGTTTTCGTTTGCGACGCCTTTGGCGGTCATTATCAATTTAGTTGGCGGCATTTATTTTTTCTATTTATTGCTAAAGGAGAATCGGGCATGGTCGAAGTAG
- a CDS encoding carbohydrate ABC transporter permease: MVKGKGDKLFDYAVFIILGLVGASAVLPLLFVLSVSVTPFGEVLKNGGYILFPKSITFDAYEQLLSQAKIPNAFKVTVFITVVGTLINLILTTLMAYPLSRKNLPGRGFFLFIVVFTLLFNGGLVPTYLIVKETGLINSVWAMIIPNAIWSFNILIMKSFFENLPNELFESARIDGAMELRILWQIVLPLSLPVMMTIGLFYMVGHWNEFFQAIMYVTDQSLYPLQVVVRDILMQNQDQLNANVDNMVPTSTMQMAAVIIASVPIILVYPFIQKHFTKGMLLGSIKG; this comes from the coding sequence TTGGTAAAAGGGAAAGGTGATAAACTATTCGATTATGCCGTTTTTATCATCCTCGGACTTGTCGGAGCTTCGGCCGTTTTGCCATTACTTTTTGTGCTATCGGTCTCGGTCACTCCATTTGGTGAAGTGTTAAAGAATGGAGGATATATCCTTTTCCCTAAGTCGATCACATTTGATGCATATGAACAGCTCTTATCGCAGGCAAAAATTCCGAATGCTTTTAAAGTCACCGTTTTTATTACAGTTGTCGGAACATTGATCAATCTTATTTTAACGACGTTAATGGCGTATCCTTTAAGTCGTAAAAATCTTCCTGGTAGAGGCTTCTTTCTTTTCATTGTTGTTTTCACCTTATTGTTTAATGGAGGACTTGTACCAACGTATTTAATTGTGAAAGAAACGGGCTTGATCAATTCGGTTTGGGCAATGATCATTCCAAATGCGATTTGGAGTTTTAATATTCTAATCATGAAAAGCTTCTTTGAAAATTTACCCAATGAGTTGTTTGAATCAGCAAGAATTGATGGGGCAATGGAATTAAGAATTTTATGGCAAATTGTCCTTCCTCTGTCTCTACCTGTCATGATGACGATCGGGCTGTTTTATATGGTCGGCCATTGGAACGAGTTTTTTCAAGCAATTATGTATGTGACAGATCAATCTTTATACCCTCTGCAAGTGGTTGTCCGGGATATTCTAATGCAAAATCAAGATCAATTAAATGCAAATGTAGACAATATGGTGCCGACTTCAACGATGCAAATGGCGGCAGTCATTATTGCGAGTGTTCCAATTATTCTTGTCTACCCTTTTATTCAGAAGCATTTTACAAAAGGGATGCTTTTGGGATCGATTAAAGGATAA